From Deinobacterium chartae:
GCGGGGACCGAGCAGGCGGGCCAGCTTGGAGCCGATGGCCGCCATCATGTCGGGGGTGGCAACCACGGCGTCGAACTCCATGAAGCCGCCCGCAATGCGGTCGATCAGGTCCTCGGCACCGACGATGTCGGCACCCGCAGCTTCGGCCTCGGCGGCCTTGTCGCCCTTGGTGATCACGGCCACGCGCACGCTGCGGCCGGTGCCGTGAGGCAGGGCTACGGTGCCGCGCACGTTCTGGTCGGTCTTGCGGGGGTCAATGCCCAGACGCAGGTGCACTTCGACGGTCTCGTCGAACTTGGCTGCGGCAATTTCCTTGACCAGCGCGGTGGCCTCCTCGAGGGAGTAGACCTTGCCGGCCTCGATCTTGGCCGCGAGGGCCTGGTAACGCTTGCCACGCTTAGGCATTGGGGGCCCCCTCGATGGTCACGCCCATGGAGCGGGCGGTACCGGCGACGATGTTGGCGGCGGCCTCGATCGAGCCCGCGTTCAGGTCGGGCATCTTGGTCTTGGCGATCTCCAGGACCTGGTCCCAGCTCAGCTTGCCGACCTTGGTCTTGTTGGGCGTGCTCGAACCCTTGGCGATGCCGCTGGCCTTGCGGATGAGGTAGCTCATCGGCGGGGTCTTGGTGATGAAGGTGAAGCTGCGATCGGCAAAGATGGTGATCTCGACCGGGATGATCGCGTCACCCTTGTCTGCGGTGGCGGCATTGAACGCCTTGCAGAACTCCATGATGTTCGCACCGTGCTGACCGAGGGCGGGACCCACGGGCGGGGCCGGCGTGGCCTTGCCCGCCGGCAGTTGCAGTTTCACTAAACCGACGACTTTTTTCATTCTTTCCCCCTTAGCTCCCCTGCGCTATGCGCGCTGGGTCATGACGCTAAGACAAAACCTACCCAGTCTACCAGAAGTCTGGCAGCGCTTTGCAAGCAGGATTACGACTTGCTGACCTGACCGAAGTCGAGTTCGACCGGAGTCTCACGACCGAAGATCGAGACCAGCACCTTGACCTTGGCACGTTCGGTGTTCACTTCGGAGACCACGCCGCTGAAATCGGCGAACGGCCCCTGCGTGACGCGCACCATGTCGCCCTCTTTGAAGTTGACCTTGACCTTGGGCGCGGGAGCTTCGACCTTGGCGGCCACCCCCACGCTCTGCAGCAGTCGGTCCACTTCCTCGGGCGAGAGCGGAACCGGACGGGTGGTGGTTCCCACAAAGCCGGTGACGCCGGGCGTGCCGCGCACCACTTCCCACGATTCCCCGAGCTCGCCGGGGTTCTGCTCGTCTTCGACATCCATCTGGACGAAGACGTAGCCGGGGAACAGCTTGCGCTTTACGGTTTCCTTCTTACCGCCGGGCA
This genomic window contains:
- the nusG gene encoding transcription termination/antitermination protein NusG — protein: MSIEWYAVHTYVGQEDRVEDNLLKRARAYGMLGIRIFQVLQPTEEAVEVLPGGKKETVKRKLFPGYVFVQMDVEDEQNPGELGESWEVVRGTPGVTGFVGTTTRPVPLSPEEVDRLLQSVGVAAKVEAPAPKVKVNFKEGDMVRVTQGPFADFSGVVSEVNTERAKVKVLVSIFGRETPVELDFGQVSKS
- the rplK gene encoding 50S ribosomal protein L11, with protein sequence MKKVVGLVKLQLPAGKATPAPPVGPALGQHGANIMEFCKAFNAATADKGDAIIPVEITIFADRSFTFITKTPPMSYLIRKASGIAKGSSTPNKTKVGKLSWDQVLEIAKTKMPDLNAGSIEAAANIVAGTARSMGVTIEGAPNA
- the rplA gene encoding 50S ribosomal protein L1 gives rise to the protein MPKRGKRYQALAAKIEAGKVYSLEEATALVKEIAAAKFDETVEVHLRLGIDPRKTDQNVRGTVALPHGTGRSVRVAVITKGDKAAEAEAAGADIVGAEDLIDRIAGGFMEFDAVVATPDMMAAIGSKLARLLGPRGLLPNPKSGTVGQDVAGMVRGLKAGRIEFRNDKTGVVHAPVGKASFEPANLADNIKALFGALEAAKPAAAKGVYVRSVYLTTTMGPSIPVSYSA